A window of the Diabrotica undecimpunctata isolate CICGRU chromosome 1, icDiaUnde3, whole genome shotgun sequence genome harbors these coding sequences:
- the LOC140432583 gene encoding uncharacterized protein isoform X4, which produces MILPEQLCNTEKMSRQVHVSERLCKCEICLKQFTEKSTLYTHKKVHSTERLYTKDTLNRHMKVHNGGKAHKCEICVRWFAKKSNLNYHMKVHTGERTYKCEICFKKFFNKSSLNVHIKIHAGERPYKCEICLKEFAKKSNLNVHIQVHTGEKPFKCAICLKQFIQKSSLSDHLKIHTGETPYKCEICLKQFAQKSNLKSHMKRHTGERPYKCDICLKQFTKKQDINEHMKVHAGEDLLHKCEICLKHFAHKWYFNAHIKMHTGEKPFKCDICLKQFIQKCNLSEHLKVHTGEKPYTCDICLKQFIQKGHLKRHMIHHTG; this is translated from the coding sequence ATGATATTACCTGAACAGTTATGTAATACAGAGAAAATGAGTCGACAAGTTCACGTCAGTGAAAGGCTATGTAAATGTGAAATCTGTCTTAAGCAGTTTactgaaaaaagtactttatatACACATAAGAAAGTTCACAGTACCGAGAGACTTTATACTAAAGATACTTTAAATCGACATATGAAAGTTCACAATGGAGGTAAAGCtcataaatgtgaaatttgtgttAGGTGGTTTgctaaaaaaagtaatttaaattaccatatgaaagttcacactggagaaagaacttacaagtgtgaaatttgttttaagaaatttttcAACAAAAGTTCTTTAAATGTACATATAAAAATTCACGCTGGAGAAAggccttataaatgtgaaatttgcctTAAAGAATTTgctaaaaaaagtaatttaaatgtCCATATacaagttcacactggagaaaaaccttttaaatgtgCGATTTGTCTTAAGCAGTTTATTCAAAAAAGTAGTTTAAGTGATCATCTGAAAATTCACACGGGAGAAacaccttataaatgtgaaatttgtcttaagcaATTTGctcaaaaaagtaatttaaaaagtCATATGAAACGTCACACTGGGGAAAGACCTTATAAATGTGACATTTGTCTTAAGCAGTTTACTAAAAAACAGGATATAAATGAACATATGAAAGTTCACGCAGGAGAAGATCTTCTTCACAAATGTGagatttgtttaaaacattttgcCCATAAATGGTATTTTAATGCACATATTAaaatgcacactggagaaaaaccttttaaatgtgaCATTTGCCTTAAGCAGTTTATTCAAAAATGTAATTTAAGCGAGCATTTGAAAGTTcacactggtgaaaaaccttATACATGTGACATTTGTCTTAAGCAATTTATTCAAAAAGGTCATTTAAAAAGGCATATGATACATCACACAGGATAA
- the LOC140432583 gene encoding uncharacterized protein isoform X3, which produces MEVKVEVKEEFEKYDQKYMEVENQLQTEINLEELKDEPDDYAVETSSSRKENRLEIMILPEQLCNTEKMSRQVHVSERLCKCEICLKQFTEKSTLYTHKKVHSTERLYTKDTLNRHMKVHNGGKAHKCEICVRWFAKKSNLNYHMKVHTGERTYKCEICFKKFFNKSSLNVHIKIHAGERPYKCEICLKEFAKKSNLNVHIQVHTGEKPFKCAICLKQFIQKSSLSDHLKIHTGETPYKCEICLKQFAQKSNLKSHMKRHTGERPYKCDICLKQFTKKQDINEHMKVHAGEDLLHKCEICLKHFAHKWYFNAHIKMHTGEKPFKCDICLKQFIQKCNLSEHLKVHTGEKPYTCDICLKQFIQKGHLKRHMIHHTG; this is translated from the exons GAAGTTAAAGAGGAGTTTGAGAAATACGACCAAAAATATATGGAGGTGGAGAATCAGCTCCAAACAGAAATAAATCTTGAAGAATTGAAGGATGAACCTGACGATTACGCAGTTGAGACAA GTTCTTCTCGGAAGGAGAATAGGCTGGAAATTATGATATTACCTGAACAGTTATGTAATACAGAGAAAATGAGTCGACAAGTTCACGTCAGTGAAAGGCTATGTAAATGTGAAATCTGTCTTAAGCAGTTTactgaaaaaagtactttatatACACATAAGAAAGTTCACAGTACCGAGAGACTTTATACTAAAGATACTTTAAATCGACATATGAAAGTTCACAATGGAGGTAAAGCtcataaatgtgaaatttgtgttAGGTGGTTTgctaaaaaaagtaatttaaattaccatatgaaagttcacactggagaaagaacttacaagtgtgaaatttgttttaagaaatttttcAACAAAAGTTCTTTAAATGTACATATAAAAATTCACGCTGGAGAAAggccttataaatgtgaaatttgcctTAAAGAATTTgctaaaaaaagtaatttaaatgtCCATATacaagttcacactggagaaaaaccttttaaatgtgCGATTTGTCTTAAGCAGTTTATTCAAAAAAGTAGTTTAAGTGATCATCTGAAAATTCACACGGGAGAAacaccttataaatgtgaaatttgtcttaagcaATTTGctcaaaaaagtaatttaaaaagtCATATGAAACGTCACACTGGGGAAAGACCTTATAAATGTGACATTTGTCTTAAGCAGTTTACTAAAAAACAGGATATAAATGAACATATGAAAGTTCACGCAGGAGAAGATCTTCTTCACAAATGTGagatttgtttaaaacattttgcCCATAAATGGTATTTTAATGCACATATTAaaatgcacactggagaaaaaccttttaaatgtgaCATTTGCCTTAAGCAGTTTATTCAAAAATGTAATTTAAGCGAGCATTTGAAAGTTcacactggtgaaaaaccttATACATGTGACATTTGTCTTAAGCAATTTATTCAAAAAGGTCATTTAAAAAGGCATATGATACATCACACAGGATAA
- the LOC140432583 gene encoding uncharacterized protein isoform X1 → MEVKVEVKEEFEKYDQKYMEVENQLQTEINLEELKDEPDDYAVETSSSRKKNRLEIMVHTGEKSYKCEICLKRFAKKSYLNYHMKVHTGERPMCDICFKQFDNKSSLNVHMKIHTGERPYKCENCFKQFASKSNLNVHVQVHTGKKPFKCEICLKQFIQKSNLTDHLKVHTRETPYKCEICLKQFAQKSNFKRHMKHHSGERPYKCEICFKTFIKKRDITEHKKVHTGESLHKCEICLKQFVHKNSLNIHMKMHIEEKPFKCEICVKQFIQKCNLSEHLKVHTGERPYKCEICLKQFAQKGNLQRHMKYHTGEKPYKCEICLKQFARKGNLTEHTKQHTGERPYKCDICFKPFARKGNLTDHMKHHSGERPYKCDICLKQFIQKRDINEHMTVHTGEGIHRCEICLKQFAYKRYLNAHMKMHTGERPYKCEICLKQFTKNCTLNEHMRVHTGEKRFKCEICFKLFAYKSSLNAHIKMHTG, encoded by the exons GAAGTTAAAGAGGAGTTTGAGAAATACGACCAAAAATATATGGAGGTGGAGAATCAGCTCCAAACAGAAATAAATCTTGAAGAATTGAAGGATGAACCTGACGATTACGCAGTTGAGACAA GTTCTTCTCGGAAAAAGAATAGACTGGAAATTAtggttcacactggagaaaaatcttataaatgtgaaatttgtcttaagcgatttgctaaaaaaagttatttaaattacCATATGAAAGTTCACACAGGAGAAAGACCTATGTGtgacatttgttttaagcaatttgacAATAAAAGTTCTTTAAATGTTCATATGaaaattcacactggagaaagGCCTTATAAATGTGAAAATTGCTTTAAGCAGTTTGCTAGTAAAAGTAATTTAAATGTCCATGTACAAGTTCACACTGgaaaaaaaccttttaaatgtgaGATTTGCCTTAAACAATTTATTCAAAAAAGTAATTTAACTGACCATCTGAAAGTTCACACTAGAGAAacaccttataagtgtgaaatttgtcttaagcaATTTGCTcaaaaaagtaatttcaaaagACATATGAAACATCACTCTGGGGAAagaccttataaatgtgaaatttgttttaagacgTTTATTAAAAAACGTGATATAACTGAACATAagaaagttcacactggagaaagccttcacaaatgtgaaatttgtttgaaacAGTTTGTCCACAAAAACTCTTTAAATATACATATGAAAATGCACATTGaagaaaaaccttttaaatgtgaGATTTGCGTTAAGCAGTTTATTCAAAAATGTAATTTAAGTGAGCATTtgaaagttcacactggagaaagaccttataaatgtgaaatttgtctaAAACAATTTGCTCAAAAAGGTAATTTACAAAGACATATGAAATATCACACTGGGGAAAagccttataaatgtgaaatttgtcttaagcaATTTGCTCGAAAAGGTAATTTAACGGAGCATACAAAACAACACACTGGGGAAAGACCCTATAAATGTGACATTTGTTTTAAGCCATTTGCTCGAAAAGGTAATTTAACGGATCATATGAAACATCACTCTGGGGAAAGACCTTATAAATGTGACATTTGTCTTAAGCAGTTTATTCAAAAACGTGATATAAATGAACATATGACAGTTCACACTGGAGAAGGCATTCACAGATGTGAAATTTGTCTGAAACAGTTTGCTTACAAAAGGTATTTAAATGCACATATGAAGATGCACACTGGAGAGagaccttataaatgtgaaatttgcctTAAGCAGTTTACTAAAAACTGTACTTTAAATGAACATATgagagttcacactggagaaaaacgttttaaatgtgaaatttgttttaaactgtTTGCTTATAAAAGTTCTTTAAATGCACATATTAAAATGCACACTGGATAG
- the LOC140432583 gene encoding uncharacterized protein isoform X2 gives MEVKVEVKEEFEKYDQKYMEVENQLQTEINLEELKDEPDDYAVETSSSRNENRLEIIILPEQSCNTDKMSRQVHVTERLYKCEICPKSFTEKNSLYTHKKVHIGVRPYTKGTLNCRVKVHTGERPTCDICFKQFVNKSSLNVHMKIHTGERQYKCEICFKEFTKKSNLNVHIQVHTGEKPFKCEICHKQFIQKNRLSDHLKVHTLETPYKCEVCLKQFARKSSFKRHIKNHTGERSYKCEICFKQFAQKSNFKRHMEQHTGERPYKCEICLKQFVHKNSLNPHMRMHTEEKPFKCEICDKQFIQKSNLNEHLKVHTGERPYKCEICLKQFAQKGNLQRHMKHHTGEKPYKCKLCPKQFARKSNLTDHMNHHTGERPYKCDICFKQFVRKSNLTEHMKHHIESSHWRRLSHM, from the exons GAAGTTAAAGAGGAGTTTGAGAAATACGACCAAAAATATATGGAGGTGGAGAATCAGCTCCAAACAGAAATAAATCTTGAAGAATTGAAGGATGAACCTGACGATTACGCAGTTGAGACAA GTTCTTCTCGGAACGAGAATAGGCTAGAAATTATAATATTACCTGAACAGTCATGTAATACAGATAAAATGAGTCGACAAGTTCACGTTACTGAAAGACtatacaaatgtgaaatttgtccTAAGTCGTTTACTGAAAAAAATTCTTTATACACACATAAGAAAGTTCACATTGGAGTAAGACCTTATACTAAAGGTACTTTAAATTGCCGTGtgaaagttcacactggagaaagacctacgtgtgatatttgttttaagcaatttgttAATAAAAGTTCTTTAAATGTACATATGaaaattcacactggagaaaggcaatataaatgtgaaatttgctttaaagaGTTTactaaaaaaagtaatttaaatgtCCATATACAAGTTcacactggcgaaaaaccttttaaatgtgaGATTTGCCATAAACAGTTTATTCAAAAAAATAGATTAAGTGACCATTTGAAAGTCCACACTTTAGAAACACCTTATAAATGTGAAGTTTGTCTTAAGCAATTTGCCCGAAAAAGTAGTTTTAAAAGGCATATAAAAAATCACACTGGGGAAAGatcttataaatgtgaaatttgttttaagcaatttgcacaaaaaagtaatttcaaaagACATATGGAACAACACACCGGGGAAagaccttataaatgtgaaatttgtttgaaacAGTTTGTCCACAAAAACTCTTTAAATCCACATATGAGAAtgcacactgaagaaaaaccttttaaatgtgaGATCTGCGATAAGCAGTTTATTCAAAAATCTAATTTAAATGAGCATTtgaaagttcacactggagaaagaccttataaatgtgaaatttgtctgAAGCAATTTGCCCAAAAAGGTAATTTACAAAGGCATATGAAACatcacactggggaaaaaccttataagtgtaaACTTTGTCCTAAGCAGTTTGCTCGAAAAAGTAACCTAACGGATCATATGAATCATCATACTGGGGAAAGACCCTATAAATGtgacatttgttttaagcaatttgttCGGAAAAGTAATTTAACGGAGCATATGAAACATCACATTGAAAGTTCACATTGGAGAAGGCTTTCACATATGTGA